One genomic region from Cellulomonas hominis encodes:
- a CDS encoding HRDC domain-containing protein, with product MQSVPQPAGSPAEPDVTPLTEPSEGVPAVVDTPEAFARVVEAFGAGTGPVAVDAERASGYRYGQHNYLVQVRREGAGTALIDPVAVPDLSPLSDALVGVEWVLHAASQDLPALAEQGMRPSRVFDTELGARLLGLERVGLAAVVAELLGLGLAKEHSAVDWSTRPLPEQWLRYAALDVEVLVELREVLAERLALAGKAQWAAEEFEAARLAPPAPPRVEPWRRVSGVHAIRDPRRLAVVRSLWETRDENARQRDISPGRVLPDAAIVAAAQALPRSVPQLVALPQFSGKGTRRRAALWQRAVDAGLALADDQLPSVRGPRTDAPPPPRAWADRDPAAAARLAAARAIVAELSEAHTVPAENLLQPDLLRRVCWTPPQPADAEHLAERLAAGGARPWQIGLLAPRLAEAFAAQGAVA from the coding sequence ATGCAGTCCGTCCCCCAGCCGGCCGGCAGCCCGGCCGAGCCCGACGTCACGCCCCTGACGGAACCGTCCGAGGGCGTCCCCGCCGTCGTCGACACCCCCGAGGCCTTCGCCCGGGTGGTCGAGGCGTTCGGCGCCGGCACCGGCCCCGTCGCCGTGGACGCGGAGCGCGCGTCCGGCTACCGCTACGGCCAGCACAACTACCTGGTCCAGGTGCGACGCGAGGGCGCCGGCACCGCCCTGATCGACCCGGTCGCGGTCCCCGACCTGTCGCCCCTGTCCGACGCCCTGGTCGGGGTCGAGTGGGTGCTGCACGCCGCGTCCCAGGACCTGCCCGCGCTCGCCGAGCAGGGCATGCGGCCCTCCCGGGTGTTCGACACGGAGCTCGGCGCCCGGCTGCTCGGGCTGGAGCGCGTCGGCCTGGCCGCCGTCGTCGCCGAGCTCCTCGGCCTCGGCCTCGCCAAGGAGCACTCGGCCGTCGACTGGTCCACCCGCCCCCTGCCCGAGCAGTGGCTGCGGTACGCCGCGCTCGACGTCGAGGTGCTGGTCGAGCTGCGCGAGGTGCTGGCCGAGCGGCTGGCCCTGGCCGGCAAGGCGCAGTGGGCCGCCGAGGAGTTCGAGGCCGCGCGGCTCGCCCCGCCCGCCCCGCCGCGCGTCGAGCCGTGGCGCCGGGTGTCCGGCGTGCACGCCATCCGCGACCCCCGCCGGCTCGCCGTGGTGCGGTCGCTGTGGGAGACCCGCGACGAGAACGCCCGGCAGCGGGACATCTCCCCCGGCCGCGTGCTGCCCGACGCCGCGATCGTCGCCGCCGCGCAGGCCCTGCCCCGGTCCGTGCCGCAGCTCGTCGCGCTGCCGCAGTTCTCCGGCAAGGGCACCCGCCGGCGGGCCGCGCTCTGGCAGCGGGCCGTCGACGCCGGGCTCGCGCTCGCCGACGACCAGCTGCCGTCCGTCCGCGGGCCGCGCACCGACGCCCCGCCGCCGCCGCGCGCGTGGGCCGACCGGGACCCGGCCGCCGCCGCCCGGCTCGCCGCCGCCCGCGCGATCGTCGCGGAGCTGTCCGAGGCGCACACCGTGCCTGCCGAGAACCTGCTGCAGCCCGACCTGCTGCGCCGGGTGTGCTGGACGCCGCCGCAGCCGGCGGACGCGGAGCACCTCGCGGAGCGGCTCGCGGCCGGCGGGGCCCGGCCGTGGCAGATCGGGCTGCTGGCCCCGCGCCTCGCGGAGGCCTTCGCGGCCCAGGGCGCGGTGGCCTGA
- a CDS encoding response regulator transcription factor — MSIEPIRRGPGLAPGAPTGARAATLPQTRRPGAPAADPRRRGLGQMCVVVTELGEGDGQTLVRNLRRRGSGRVILLARRAGRRDLVGLLTGGLRGAVATEPNAVVGQPGAAPGAVPSPFARTRPDLTSRELSVLRLVADGFSNRAIGDELGLSALTVKSHLARISRKLGTGDRAALVAISIRTGLLA, encoded by the coding sequence GTGAGCATCGAGCCGATCCGACGTGGACCCGGCCTGGCGCCGGGCGCGCCGACGGGTGCCCGCGCGGCCACCCTGCCGCAGACGCGCCGTCCGGGGGCCCCGGCCGCCGATCCGCGCCGCCGCGGCCTCGGCCAGATGTGCGTCGTCGTGACCGAGCTCGGCGAGGGCGACGGCCAGACGCTGGTGCGGAACCTGCGCCGCCGCGGCTCCGGCCGCGTCATCCTGCTCGCCCGCCGGGCGGGGCGCCGGGACCTGGTCGGCCTGCTGACCGGAGGCCTGCGCGGCGCCGTCGCCACGGAGCCGAACGCCGTCGTCGGGCAGCCGGGCGCCGCCCCGGGCGCGGTCCCGTCGCCGTTCGCGCGCACCCGCCCCGACCTCACCTCCCGCGAGCTGTCCGTGCTGCGCCTCGTGGCCGACGGGTTCAGCAACCGCGCCATCGGCGACGAGCTCGGCCTGTCCGCGCTCACCGTGAAGAGCCACCTCGCCCGGATCTCCCGCAAGCTCGGCACCGGCGACCGCGCCGCGCTCGTGGCCATCTCCATCCGGACCGGCCTGCTCGCCTGA
- the gndA gene encoding NADP-dependent phosphogluconate dehydrogenase: MSAAPAAQIGVTGLAVMGRNLARNLARHGYTVAVHNRSYAKTESLVADHGDEGTFVPSESVEDFVASLERPRKVVVMVKAGGPTDAVIDELVPLLDEGDIVIDAGNAHFPDTRRREAALREKGLHFVGTGVSGGEEGALNGPSIMPGGSRESYAVLGPILEDISAKVDGTPCCTYVGPDGAGHFVKMVHNGIEYADMQLIAEAYDLLKQGLGASAAEIADIFRTWNEGDLESFLIEITAEVLSQVDAETGQAFVDVVLDQAEQKGTGRWTVQNGLDLGVPITGIAEATFARALSGSVPQRAAAVGTLPAHAGAFEVADRDAFVEDVRLALYASKVVAYSQGFDQIAAASAENDWDIDRGAMARIWRGGCIIRARFLNRITEAYERDADLPLLLADEYFTGAVANGVAAWRRVVAQAALAGVPVPAFSSSLAYYDGVRAERLPAALIQAQRDFFGAHTYRRTDKDGTFHTDWSGDRTEQPA, encoded by the coding sequence ATGTCCGCTGCACCTGCCGCACAGATCGGCGTGACCGGCCTGGCCGTCATGGGCCGCAACCTGGCCCGCAACCTGGCCCGGCACGGCTACACGGTGGCGGTGCACAACCGCTCGTACGCGAAGACCGAGTCCCTGGTCGCGGACCACGGCGACGAGGGCACGTTCGTGCCGTCCGAGTCCGTCGAGGACTTCGTCGCGTCGCTGGAGCGGCCGCGCAAGGTCGTCGTCATGGTGAAGGCCGGCGGCCCGACCGACGCGGTGATCGACGAGCTGGTGCCGCTGCTGGACGAGGGCGACATCGTCATCGACGCGGGCAACGCGCACTTCCCGGACACCCGCCGGCGCGAGGCCGCGCTGCGCGAGAAGGGGCTGCACTTCGTCGGCACCGGCGTCTCGGGCGGCGAGGAGGGCGCGCTCAACGGCCCGTCGATCATGCCGGGCGGCTCGCGCGAGTCGTACGCGGTGCTCGGGCCGATCCTCGAGGACATCTCGGCGAAGGTCGACGGCACCCCGTGCTGCACCTACGTCGGCCCCGACGGCGCCGGGCACTTCGTCAAGATGGTGCACAACGGCATCGAGTACGCCGACATGCAGCTGATCGCCGAGGCGTACGACCTGCTCAAGCAGGGCCTGGGCGCCTCGGCGGCGGAGATCGCGGACATCTTCCGGACGTGGAACGAGGGCGACCTCGAGTCCTTCCTCATCGAGATCACGGCCGAGGTGCTGTCCCAGGTCGACGCCGAGACCGGCCAGGCGTTCGTCGACGTCGTGCTGGACCAGGCGGAGCAGAAGGGCACCGGCCGCTGGACCGTGCAGAACGGCCTGGACCTCGGCGTGCCGATCACCGGCATCGCGGAGGCCACGTTCGCCCGCGCGCTGTCCGGCTCGGTGCCGCAGCGCGCCGCGGCCGTCGGCACGCTGCCCGCGCACGCCGGGGCGTTCGAGGTCGCGGACCGCGACGCGTTCGTCGAGGACGTGCGGCTCGCGCTGTACGCGTCCAAGGTCGTCGCGTACTCGCAGGGCTTCGACCAGATCGCGGCGGCCTCGGCCGAGAACGACTGGGACATCGACCGCGGCGCCATGGCCCGCATCTGGCGCGGCGGCTGCATCATCCGCGCCCGGTTCCTCAACCGCATCACCGAGGCGTACGAGCGCGACGCCGACCTGCCGCTGCTGCTGGCCGACGAGTACTTCACCGGCGCGGTCGCGAACGGGGTCGCGGCGTGGCGCCGGGTCGTCGCGCAGGCGGCGCTGGCCGGCGTGCCGGTCCCGGCGTTCTCGTCCTCGCTGGCCTACTACGACGGGGTCCGCGCCGAGCGGCTGCCCGCCGCGCTGATCCAGGCCCAGCGCGACTTCTTCGGCGCGCACACCTACCGCCGCACGGACAAGGACGGCACGTTCCACACCGACTGGTCCGGCGACCGCACCGAGCAGCCCGCGTGA
- the zapE gene encoding cell division protein ZapE, with protein MSTATPTTASLAERRPEVAPDRLLAERVPPRHFAGESFDTYRPDPRYPSQQAALDRLRAVAGELTSGGGGRRWFRRKAPTVPAVYLDGGFGVGKTHLLASLARAVGPEASAYGTFVEYTNLVGALGFRPTVDALAGRRLVCIDEFELDDPGDTVLMSRLLRELTDRGVALAATSNTLPESLGEGRFAADDFLREIQDLAGRFEVLRIDGQDYRQRATVTDAPGLDDDAVRAAVSGVPGATLDDFAGLLRHLASVHPSRYGALLDGVDLVGLTGVGPVPDQDVALRLVVLVDRLYDRDVPVLLGGAGESALFTEQMLAGGYRKKYFRALSRLGALAERGREEAAARA; from the coding sequence GTGAGCACCGCCACCCCCACCACCGCGAGCCTGGCCGAGCGCCGCCCCGAGGTGGCCCCCGACCGGCTGCTGGCCGAGCGCGTCCCGCCGCGGCACTTCGCCGGGGAGTCGTTCGACACCTACCGGCCCGACCCCCGGTACCCGAGCCAGCAGGCGGCGCTGGACCGGCTGCGCGCGGTCGCCGGCGAGCTGACCTCCGGCGGCGGCGGGCGGCGCTGGTTCCGGCGCAAGGCCCCGACGGTGCCGGCCGTGTACCTGGACGGCGGGTTCGGCGTGGGCAAGACCCACCTGCTCGCGTCGCTCGCCCGCGCGGTCGGACCCGAGGCGTCCGCGTACGGGACGTTCGTGGAGTACACGAACCTCGTGGGGGCGCTCGGGTTCCGGCCGACCGTGGACGCTCTCGCCGGGCGGCGCCTGGTCTGCATCGACGAGTTCGAGCTCGACGACCCCGGCGACACCGTGCTGATGTCCCGGCTGCTGCGCGAGCTCACCGACCGCGGCGTGGCCCTGGCGGCGACGTCGAACACCCTGCCCGAGTCGCTGGGCGAGGGGCGGTTCGCCGCCGACGACTTCCTGCGCGAGATCCAGGACCTCGCGGGCCGGTTCGAGGTGCTGCGCATCGACGGCCAGGACTACCGGCAGCGGGCCACCGTGACCGACGCCCCCGGCCTGGACGACGACGCGGTGCGCGCCGCCGTCTCCGGGGTGCCGGGCGCGACGCTCGACGACTTCGCGGGGCTGCTGCGGCACCTGGCGAGCGTGCACCCCTCCCGGTACGGGGCGCTGCTGGACGGCGTGGACCTCGTGGGCCTCACCGGGGTCGGGCCGGTGCCGGACCAGGACGTCGCGCTGCGGCTCGTGGTGCTCGTGGACCGGCTGTACGACCGGGACGTGCCGGTGCTGCTCGGCGGCGCGGGGGAGTCCGCGCTGTTCACGGAGCAGATGCTCGCCGGCGGCTACCGCAAGAAGTACTTCCGCGCCCTGTCCCGCCTGGGCGCCCTCGCGGAGCGCGGCCGCGAGGAGGCCGCGGCCCGCGCGTAG
- a CDS encoding DUF3000 domain-containing protein: MSTGPRDAPPEFLRALRSLRGVTLRPEVSLEKAPGPTRIAPYTAALVAEVRSARRDPEADALASGRFVVLHDPAGQEAWEGAFRLVTLVRATLEPEVGQDPLLAEVAWSWFADALASAGVDAHAAGGTVTRVLSQSFGALDERPELSELELRASWTARDDDLAPHLRAWGTLLCTVAGLPPLPDGVVPLGPRH; the protein is encoded by the coding sequence GTGAGCACCGGCCCCCGCGACGCGCCACCGGAGTTCCTGCGTGCCCTGCGGTCGCTGCGGGGGGTGACCCTGCGCCCCGAGGTCTCGCTCGAGAAGGCGCCCGGGCCGACGCGGATCGCCCCGTACACGGCCGCCCTGGTCGCGGAGGTGCGCAGCGCGCGCCGCGACCCGGAGGCGGACGCGCTGGCGTCCGGCCGGTTCGTCGTGCTGCACGACCCCGCGGGCCAGGAGGCCTGGGAGGGCGCGTTCCGGCTCGTGACGCTCGTGCGCGCCACGCTGGAGCCCGAGGTCGGGCAGGACCCGCTGCTCGCGGAGGTCGCCTGGTCGTGGTTCGCGGACGCCCTCGCCTCCGCCGGCGTGGACGCGCACGCCGCCGGCGGGACGGTCACCCGGGTGCTGTCCCAGTCGTTCGGCGCCCTGGACGAGCGCCCCGAGCTGAGCGAGCTCGAGCTGCGCGCCTCCTGGACGGCGCGCGACGACGACCTGGCCCCGCACCTGCGCGCGTGGGGCACCCTGCTGTGCACCGTGGCGGGCCTCCCGCCGCTCCCCGACGGCGTCGTCCCGCTGGGCCCGCGGCACTGA
- a CDS encoding 3-hydroxyacyl-CoA dehydrogenase NAD-binding domain-containing protein: MRHATVPSSDASAASDAPDVPALLAGLPGEPDDHALRVVARDVPLPDDGGVLALLTLTAGDERRPTTMGPRGLVALQEALLAVRDRADAGEVAAVAVTGRPGCFVAGADLGVARGLSDLAATRALGVAGHAVLRVLGELPVPTFAWLTGHALGGGLELALHCDHRVAAAGVRSIGLPEASLGIVPGWGGCWLLPRIVGLPAAVELAVLRPLANNRLTTAEQALDLGLVDAVLPADAFEQSAVAWTAGVLRAGDAPSRRHAQVPPLPDGEPDPVARAAVALDARLHGAAPAYAHALDLLARAGSRDRDAGFRAEDDVLAALLLSDEARAALYAADLTGRGARRAARVEDAAEPREVHRVGIVGAGLMAAQLAVLLGTRLDVPVALREVDEERAAAGRDRVRDLVEQAVARGRLPEDAARRLLDRIRVGTDLGALADADLVVEAVTEVLDVKRAVFAELEGLVRPDCVLATNTSALSVTAMADGLAHPERVVGLHFFNPVAQMPLVEVVATEAADPVAVATGVDVARRAGKTVVRTTDRPGFVVNRVLLRMLADVLGAVGDGTPVEAADAALRPLGLPMSPFALLQLVGLPVARHVLVTLHEELGARYPLSPGLDRLVEEGRTVARPGPSGLPEVDPAIQDAFGAPTAGGTRAEQEAAVLDRVARGLADEIGALLAEGVVPGPEQVDLAMLLGAGWPAHLGGICPWLDRSGWSERVLGRRLLPPGVASVPPAA; encoded by the coding sequence ATGCGCCACGCCACCGTCCCGTCCTCCGACGCGTCGGCCGCGTCCGACGCGCCCGACGTCCCGGCGCTGCTCGCGGGCCTGCCGGGCGAGCCCGACGACCACGCCCTGCGGGTCGTCGCGCGGGACGTGCCGCTGCCGGACGACGGCGGCGTGCTGGCCCTGCTCACCCTGACCGCGGGCGACGAGCGCCGTCCCACGACGATGGGCCCGCGGGGGCTGGTCGCCCTGCAGGAGGCGCTGCTCGCCGTCCGGGACCGCGCCGACGCGGGCGAGGTCGCGGCGGTCGCCGTCACGGGGCGGCCGGGCTGCTTCGTCGCGGGCGCCGACCTCGGGGTCGCCCGGGGCCTGTCCGACCTGGCCGCGACGCGCGCGCTCGGGGTCGCCGGCCACGCCGTGCTGCGGGTCCTCGGCGAGCTGCCGGTGCCGACGTTCGCCTGGCTGACCGGACACGCCCTCGGCGGGGGCCTGGAGCTCGCCCTGCACTGCGACCACCGGGTGGCCGCGGCGGGCGTGCGGTCCATCGGGCTGCCGGAGGCGTCCCTGGGGATCGTGCCGGGCTGGGGTGGCTGCTGGCTGCTCCCCCGCATCGTCGGGCTGCCCGCGGCGGTCGAGCTGGCGGTGCTGCGGCCGCTCGCGAACAACCGGCTGACGACCGCCGAGCAGGCGCTGGACCTCGGCCTGGTCGACGCGGTGCTGCCGGCGGACGCGTTCGAGCAGTCGGCCGTGGCGTGGACGGCCGGCGTCCTGCGCGCCGGCGACGCGCCGTCCCGCCGCCACGCCCAGGTGCCCCCGCTGCCGGACGGCGAGCCGGACCCGGTCGCCCGCGCCGCCGTGGCCCTGGACGCCCGGCTGCACGGCGCCGCGCCCGCCTACGCGCACGCCCTCGACCTGCTGGCCCGCGCCGGGTCCCGGGACCGGGACGCCGGCTTCCGCGCCGAGGACGACGTGCTGGCCGCCCTTCTGCTGTCCGACGAGGCCCGGGCCGCCCTGTACGCCGCCGACCTCACCGGACGGGGCGCCCGGCGCGCCGCCCGCGTCGAGGACGCCGCCGAGCCGCGCGAGGTGCACCGGGTCGGCATCGTCGGCGCCGGGCTGATGGCGGCCCAGCTCGCCGTGCTGCTCGGCACCCGGCTGGACGTCCCGGTCGCGCTGCGCGAGGTCGACGAGGAGCGCGCCGCCGCGGGCCGCGACCGGGTGCGCGACCTCGTGGAGCAGGCGGTCGCCCGCGGCCGCCTGCCCGAGGACGCCGCGCGCCGGCTGCTGGACCGGATCCGGGTCGGCACCGACCTGGGCGCGCTGGCCGACGCGGACCTGGTCGTCGAGGCCGTCACCGAGGTGCTGGACGTCAAGCGCGCGGTGTTCGCCGAGCTCGAGGGGCTGGTCCGTCCGGACTGCGTGCTCGCGACGAACACCTCCGCGCTGTCGGTGACCGCGATGGCCGACGGGCTGGCGCACCCGGAGCGCGTGGTCGGCCTGCACTTCTTCAACCCGGTCGCGCAGATGCCGCTGGTCGAGGTCGTCGCCACGGAGGCCGCCGACCCCGTCGCGGTGGCGACGGGCGTGGACGTGGCGCGCCGGGCCGGCAAGACCGTGGTCCGCACGACGGACCGTCCCGGCTTCGTGGTCAACCGGGTGCTGCTGCGGATGCTCGCGGACGTGCTCGGGGCGGTCGGGGACGGCACGCCCGTCGAGGCCGCGGACGCCGCGCTGCGGCCGCTGGGGCTGCCCATGAGCCCGTTCGCGCTGCTCCAGCTCGTCGGGCTCCCGGTCGCCCGGCACGTGCTCGTGACGCTGCACGAGGAGCTCGGGGCGCGCTACCCGCTGTCCCCCGGCCTCGACCGCCTGGTCGAGGAGGGCCGGACCGTCGCCCGCCCCGGCCCGTCCGGGCTGCCGGAGGTCGACCCCGCGATCCAGGACGCGTTCGGAGCGCCGACCGCGGGCGGGACCCGGGCCGAGCAGGAGGCCGCCGTGCTGGACCGCGTGGCGCGCGGGCTGGCCGACGAGATCGGCGCGCTGCTGGCCGAGGGCGTCGTGCCGGGGCCGGAGCAGGTCGACCTGGCGATGCTCCTGGGCGCCGGCTGGCCCGCGCACCTCGGCGGGATCTGCCCCTGGCTCGACCGGTCCGGCTGGTCGGAGCGGGTGCTCGGGCGGCGGCTGCTGCCACCGGGCGTGGCATCGGTACCGCCGGCCGCCTGA
- a CDS encoding dihydrofolate reductase family protein: MPRDLPPLDVLLPLDQAGATLLPADCEPALHDLYAHPAARPGRSSAVRANMIATLDGAAQGPDGRSRSINGPADWRVFRVMRAVADVVLVGAGTARAEGYTPLTVPADLRAARAARGQDPALALALVSASGDLPPGLRGTDRPPYVVTTEACPRLAELRAELGADRVLVTGADTVDLGAALVALAERGLARVLAEGGPRLLTDLVRADLVDELCLTTSPLLVAGPALRAVQGPEWLDPLPVRPAHLLHHDGMLLGRWTLGRG, encoded by the coding sequence ATGCCCCGCGACCTGCCGCCCCTGGACGTGCTCCTGCCTCTCGACCAGGCCGGGGCCACGCTGCTCCCCGCGGACTGCGAGCCCGCGCTGCACGACCTGTACGCGCACCCGGCGGCCCGCCCGGGCCGCAGCAGCGCGGTCCGGGCGAACATGATCGCCACCCTCGACGGCGCCGCGCAGGGCCCGGACGGCCGGTCGCGCAGCATCAACGGCCCCGCCGACTGGCGGGTGTTCCGCGTCATGCGGGCCGTCGCGGACGTCGTGCTGGTCGGCGCGGGCACCGCGCGGGCGGAGGGGTACACCCCGTTGACGGTGCCCGCCGACCTGCGCGCGGCCCGCGCGGCCCGGGGCCAGGACCCCGCGCTCGCGCTGGCCCTGGTGTCCGCGTCGGGCGACCTGCCCCCGGGCCTGCGCGGCACCGACCGGCCGCCCTACGTCGTCACGACGGAGGCCTGCCCGCGGCTCGCGGAGCTGCGCGCCGAGCTCGGTGCCGACCGGGTGCTGGTCACGGGTGCGGACACCGTCGACCTGGGCGCCGCCCTCGTGGCCCTCGCGGAGCGCGGCCTGGCCCGGGTGCTGGCCGAGGGCGGACCGCGCCTGCTCACCGACCTGGTCCGCGCGGACCTCGTGGACGAGCTCTGCCTCACCACCAGCCCGCTGCTGGTCGCGGGGCCCGCGCTGCGCGCCGTGCAGGGTCCCGAGTGGCTGGACCCGCTGCCCGTCCGCCCGGCGCACCTGCTGCACCACGACGGCATGCTGCTCGGGCGCTGGACCCTCGGTCGCGGCTAG